A single genomic interval of Methylobacterium bullatum harbors:
- the acm gene encoding Lysozyme M1, producing MSLKNGIAPTILAGMPRGVAMRWAKRSLTAALLATLAACAGNHSDFYPTKGDVKPHPGVARAKQHPIQGIDISKWQGPIDWASVRGAGTQFAFIKATEGGDHVDERFRANWDGAAKAGVPRGAYHFVFWCRSAQDQMEWFKKNVPNDPTALPPVLDVEWNGHSQLCPKKLPKAQALAMMRYMLDEMERYTGKRPIIYTDITFHKDVLENELPDYPHWVRSTAAEPEQRYAKRKWMLWQFTSTGRVPGVRGDVDRNAFYGSTAEWASFLSTDCDPRDHSRLAGQGLCSGK from the coding sequence ATGTCGCTTAAGAACGGGATCGCCCCGACAATCCTGGCCGGGATGCCACGCGGCGTCGCCATGCGCTGGGCCAAACGCTCTCTGACCGCCGCCCTGCTCGCGACTCTCGCGGCCTGCGCCGGAAACCACAGCGACTTCTACCCCACCAAGGGCGACGTGAAGCCCCATCCGGGGGTGGCGCGCGCCAAGCAGCACCCGATCCAGGGCATCGACATCTCGAAATGGCAGGGCCCGATCGATTGGGCCTCGGTGCGCGGTGCCGGCACGCAGTTCGCCTTCATCAAGGCGACGGAGGGCGGTGACCACGTGGACGAGCGGTTCCGCGCCAATTGGGACGGCGCCGCCAAGGCGGGCGTGCCCCGTGGGGCCTACCATTTCGTGTTCTGGTGCCGCTCGGCCCAGGACCAGATGGAGTGGTTCAAGAAGAACGTCCCCAACGATCCGACCGCCCTGCCCCCCGTCCTCGACGTAGAGTGGAACGGCCATTCGCAGCTCTGCCCCAAGAAGCTGCCGAAGGCCCAGGCACTGGCGATGATGCGCTACATGCTCGACGAGATGGAGCGCTACACCGGCAAGCGCCCGATCATCTATACCGACATCACCTTCCACAAGGACGTGCTCGAGAACGAGCTGCCGGACTACCCGCACTGGGTCCGCTCCACGGCGGCCGAGCCCGAGCAGCGCTACGCCAAGCGCAAGTGGATGCTGTGGCAGTTCACCTCCACGGGCCGAGTTCCGGGCGTGCGCGGCGACGTCGACCGCAACGCGTTCTACGGCTCCACCGCGGAATGGGCCTCGTTCCTGTCGACGGATTGCGACCCCCGCGACCATAGCCGGCTCGCCGGACAGGGGCTCTGCAGCGGGAAGTAG
- the rpaR gene encoding HTH-type quorum sensing-dependent transcriptional regulator RpaR, protein MTRKSLDQTLGFLRSLDRTASGEDVARLLMAELADLGVAHIMAATVPARGAPVRQQRGHVLLNTFPMEWGRRYLTRSYAFHDPTVRRLGHSTAPFAWSDATDEHADDPLARRVMDEAADFHLRDGLTIPLMTLDGETAGFSVSGERLAIDPADRGMLQLIATYAFGHLLLLNGQSPAASARLAPREREALQWAAEGKTDWEIGEVMGISTHGVDFHLRSARAKLGTANRTQAVAIALRRGLII, encoded by the coding sequence GTGACGCGCAAATCCCTCGATCAGACCCTCGGCTTCCTCCGCTCCCTCGACCGGACGGCGAGCGGCGAGGACGTCGCCCGGCTTCTGATGGCGGAACTGGCGGATCTCGGCGTCGCCCATATCATGGCGGCCACCGTGCCGGCCCGTGGCGCGCCCGTCCGACAGCAGCGCGGCCACGTCCTCCTCAACACCTTCCCGATGGAATGGGGGCGGCGCTACCTGACGCGCAGCTATGCCTTCCACGACCCCACGGTGCGGCGCCTCGGCCACTCCACCGCGCCCTTCGCCTGGAGCGACGCCACCGATGAGCATGCCGACGATCCCCTGGCGCGCAGGGTGATGGACGAGGCTGCGGATTTCCACCTGCGCGACGGCCTGACGATCCCGCTGATGACCCTCGACGGCGAGACCGCCGGGTTCAGCGTCTCGGGCGAGCGCCTCGCCATCGATCCGGCGGATCGGGGGATGCTTCAGCTGATCGCCACCTACGCGTTCGGCCACCTGCTGCTGCTGAACGGGCAAAGCCCGGCGGCCTCCGCGCGCCTCGCCCCGCGCGAGCGCGAGGCCCTGCAATGGGCGGCCGAAGGCAAGACCGACTGGGAGATCGGCGAGGTCATGGGGATCTCGACCCACGGCGTCGATTTTCACCTGCGCTCGGCCCGCGCCAAGCTCGGCACCGCCAACCGCACCCAGGCCGTCGCCATCGCCCTGCGGCGGGGGCTCATCATCTGA
- the alkA gene encoding putative bifunctional transcriptional activator/DNA repair enzyme AlkA — MTHTLPLPYRPPYDWPAILAYLGGRAIPGVEVVTADAYARTVFIGGRPGTISVMRGGDDALVAAVDHPDPAILPDVLARLRPMFDLDADPALIAAALSRHPDLAPLVAERPGLRVPGAWDGFEIAVRAILGQQVSVNAATRLAGRLVSAFGEGIAPECGAVGLTQLFPTPDRLLDADVAATLGMPGARGRAISALAAEAHANPALFARGRGLDPAVAALTAMSGIGEWTAQYIALRALREPDALPASDLALLRSLDTGAGRPTPAQLLVRAEAWRPWRAYAAVHLWMSDAARITAALPVPKRRPARPISG; from the coding sequence GTGACCCACACCCTCCCCCTGCCCTACAGGCCGCCCTACGACTGGCCCGCGATCCTGGCCTATCTCGGCGGCCGGGCCATTCCGGGTGTCGAGGTGGTAACGGCGGACGCCTATGCCCGGACCGTCTTCATCGGCGGCCGCCCCGGCACGATCTCCGTCATGCGGGGCGGGGACGATGCCCTGGTCGCGGCGGTGGATCATCCCGATCCGGCGATTCTGCCGGACGTCCTGGCACGGCTGAGGCCGATGTTCGATCTCGACGCCGACCCGGCCCTCATCGCGGCCGCGCTCTCGCGCCACCCCGACCTCGCACCCCTGGTGGCCGAACGGCCGGGCCTGCGGGTTCCGGGCGCCTGGGACGGGTTCGAGATCGCGGTGCGCGCCATCCTTGGACAACAGGTCTCGGTGAATGCGGCGACCCGCCTCGCCGGCCGTCTGGTCTCCGCTTTCGGCGAAGGGATAGCGCCGGAATGCGGCGCGGTGGGGCTGACCCAACTGTTCCCAACGCCGGATCGCCTGCTCGATGCAGACGTGGCCGCGACGCTGGGCATGCCGGGGGCACGCGGCAGGGCGATCAGCGCCCTCGCGGCGGAGGCCCATGCGAATCCCGCTCTGTTCGCCAGGGGACGCGGGCTCGATCCGGCGGTGGCCGCCCTGACGGCGATGAGCGGGATCGGCGAGTGGACGGCGCAGTACATCGCTCTGCGGGCCTTGCGCGAACCGGATGCGCTGCCGGCCAGCGACCTCGCCCTGCTCCGGTCCCTCGATACCGGGGCGGGGCGTCCGACACCGGCGCAATTGCTCGTCCGGGCCGAAGCCTGGCGTCCCTGGCGGGCCTACGCCGCCGTGCATCTCTGGATGAGCGACGCCGCGCGAATCACCGCCGCCCTGCCTGTTCCCAAGCGCCGCCCTGCCCGGCCCATCTCCGGGTAG